Proteins from a genomic interval of Arachis hypogaea cultivar Tifrunner chromosome 10, arahy.Tifrunner.gnm2.J5K5, whole genome shotgun sequence:
- the LOC112717715 gene encoding DNA-directed RNA polymerase subunit alpha-like has protein sequence MVREKIRVSTRTLQWKCVESRVDSNRLYYGRFILSPLMKGQADTIGIAMRRVLLGEIEGTCITRAKSEKIPHEYSTIVGIQESVHEILMNLKEIVLRSNLYGTRDASICINGPGYVTAQDIILPPSVEIVDNTQHIANLIEPINLCIRLQIERNHIRYALSDKYKPAEVIFNFFGAYMTLKVFIPIYEELHWNDSKVWVTSWMRECTLQDDFNIQINDSTRMRLAVDLVLEKYNDLCLLI, from the exons ATGGTTCGAGAGAAAATTAGAGTATCTACTCGAACATTACAGTGGAAGTGTGTTGAATCAAGAGTAGACAGTAATCGCCTTTATTATGGACGCTTTATTCTGTCTCCACTTATGAAAGGCCAAGCTGATACAATAGGCATTGCGATGCGAAGAGTTTTGCTTGGAGAAATAGAGGGAACATGTATCACACGTGCAAAATCTGAGAAAATACCACATGAATATTCGACCATAGTAGGTATTCAAGAATCAGTACATgaaattttaatgaatttgaaAGAAATAGTATTGAGAAGTAATCTGTATGGGACTCGAGACGCATCTATTTGTATCAACGGTCCCGGATATGTAACCGCTCAAGACATCATTTTACCACCTTCTGTGGAAATTGTTGATAATACGCAACATATAGCTAACCTAATAGAACCCATTAATTTGTGTATTAGATTACAAATCGAGAGGAATCATATT CGATATGCTTTAAGCGACAAATATAAACCGGCCGaggttatttttaatttctttggagCTTATATGACACTAAAA GTTTTTATCCCTATCTATGAGGAACTACATTG GAATGATAGCAAAGTTTGGGTGACCAGTTGGATGAGAGAATGTACTTTACAAGATGACTTCAATATTCAG ATTAACGACTCCACACGAATGAGACTTGCCGTGGATCTGGTTTTAGAGAAGTACAACGATTTGTGTCTC TTAATATAA